In the Glycine max cultivar Williams 82 chromosome 6, Glycine_max_v4.0, whole genome shotgun sequence genome, TTATGTTAGGGGCTGCAACTTAAGAAACATGCATTAAGCAATTATTTAACTACTTTCTCTTTATAACTAAATACAgactatttaaatttttttaaaaaaagacaaaatgcaGTTGGTAAGTAACTAACTACTTGGAAATTTGTGAgataaatcattaaattttgttgaGTTTACATTTTGCCATGTTATCATTTGTTACTGCTAATTCCCGTTGCTGTGGAAGGTCTTTGATTATAGCAATTGCAGGTACGTACGTACGgacttgtatatatatatatatatatatatatatatatatatatatatatatatatatattatcaatcgATGGTTTCGATTAGTTAACTAGTTTCTCTTTTGAGATATAAGACAACACAGTAGATCGGGAATAACCTTAACCAAACAAGAAAGCAATGGCTGTTGAGTTAGGGCAACAGACGGTGGAGCTATCCACCCTCGTCACATGCACTGCCAACGATAAGTCCACTGATATGTTAGCGACGCTAACAAATCGGAGGACTTATCGTTAGCGGCACGTGTAACGAGGGTGGATAGCTCCACCGTTTGTTGCCCTAACTCGATAGTCATTGCTTTCTTGTTTGGTTAGGCTTCTTCCCGATCTGTTGTGTTGTGTTATATCTCGCTATATTCAATTTGTATGTCATTAATGTGCTTTGCATTAGATTCAACTTTTGTTTATAATGAGTGAACCTTAAATTCccatttgagattgaatacaataattcttccggaaagtttgcattaatcattgtattgaatcttgaattgtccgtttggacagtttggggagactcacATTTTTATGGTACATTCATCtgttaaggttaacattattttgtttaatttgataaaattatggtacaatgcatttctagttgttctctaagtgcatacttgattgtcgGCGAATTAATGTCAccgatttcatgtcgtgtacttggagaccaatgtcaaatgctgccgaaatttcatcaaatttaacaaaataagattaACCTTGACGCATGAATGTACCATAAAAAtgtgtcttcctgaatgggatagggccacaccttaaatgaaaaagtgagataTCATGCATTGAATGAGTTTCAGAATATGAAGGAGTTATTTTTTAGATgaatcgaagttggatgaatgaaagtcacTTGAGCCCTGTGTATGAGGAAGGCATGGAACAGCTCCTAcaatttgctttagaaagaaGTCGACCGGATGAAAACAAGAAGTTTTTTTGTTCGtgcataaattgtttgaacggGAGACGGCAAAAAGTCGATGACATACAGGACCATCTGTTGTATGATGGAATTAAGAggaattacacgacgtggatatgacATGGTGAAATGACAAACATGCATAGTGGGCCTCAATCTGAaccatttgatgtagaaatgggagatcgcttggaagatatgatttgtgaccttggacaagagtcttttcagctaGCACATGCccttatgtatgataaattacaaagtgattcaaagaagcctttgcaTCCAGGGTGCAACAATTCATTAatgttgtttgaaattctgataccaggggacagatgtcgtacaggatgtcacgacatcacgcttcagaacatgcagtttatatgtgtccgtatgaacagattaaacaagtaaataacacaagagaattgttaacccagttcggtgcaacctcacctacatctgggggctaccaagccagggaggaaatccactctcaatagtgttagttcaaggtctaacagcccctgtttacaaccttctcacctaaccactacccgtgcgatctctatctaagagccactcttagatatgagaacctctgctcactccctctcactcacactcccgtgtttacaattaattcaaagacacaccagagatcaactctgaacaaaagagatcaactctacacactagagatcaactctacacacaagagatcaactctacacacataggtccaacacttgatgctagggtaccatcaaggtggctcacaaaagactcaagtcccaaaactcacaaaataactcttcaatcccggacttggtacagaactcgtgcagcctccatgattatatagcaatttgcgtttctgggctgcaacggcttgtgctggaggagatctatcttcttctgaaaaaatctgcagttaaagaactaaaagataacttttgatcttttagtttgaatctttaatctttaatccctgaacgaactcttctactttgaaattcgaactttaatgatcttttaattcgttcctaaagatagatcttctaatctcttgctaactgcacaataatctgttaaagatataacagatttatatgtccagtattttcgggccggatgtcaggacatcgtgtccgacatcgtggatcctgcagcttcacttctgcacttgacttttatcttgcattgtacagcaactccagtattctcgggcaggatgtcaggacattgtatccgacatcgtggatcctgcaacttcaattcttcatttgccattttatcttgccttgtacattgtgcagcccgatcttattccttgacataacgttggacatcatgtgcagcaactccagctttccttcattgtctaagtgcttatgttttaacaaaatcttagccaatcttttaaagctcagtagagctaaacactaacattGTTGTCGAAGGTGTTAAGtgtggttaatgtgaaggccagatatgggtggagtgacaagctttagttcactgcttcaagtagtgcacgatatgcttccagaggaaaacatgttgcctaaaagttactattagGCCAAGAAGATAGTGTGTccaatgggtatggagtatcagaagattcatgcttgccccaatgattgcatactgtacagacatgaatttgaagaaatttcaaaatgccCTAGGAgtggggtatcacggtacaaagttaaggatgatgaggagtgtagtagtgatgaaaactcaaagaagggccccccagcgaaggtgttgtggtatctgcCGATtgttccaaggtttaagcgtctttttgctaatggagacgatgctaaagaccttacatggcatgcaaatgacAGAAACTGCGATGGAATGATCCGTCATCCGGatgattgctcccagtggaagaagatagaTCGTCTGTTTCCAGATTttgacaaatagttaagaaatcttaggcttgcactagccagtgatggaatgaatccatatggcaatttaagcactcaacacagttcatggccagttctactagtaatttaaaatttgccTCCtcggttgtgcatgaagcaaaaatacatgatgttgtcgaTGGTGATAtcaggcccaagacagccaggaaatgacattgatgtttatctaagtccgttgattgaagacATGAGAAAGCTGTGGGAtgaggggttttagtgtttgatgggtttcggaATGAGACTTTTCTAATgcatgcaatgcttttttgtaccattaatgactttccagtatatgggaatttgagcggttacaatgttaagggtcatcatgcatgccccatctgtgaagaagacacaagctacatacaactgaaacatggtagaaaaccagtctacactaggcatcgacgttttctaaaacctcatcacccttacaggcgattgaagaaagcatttagtggaagtcaagagcacgaaACTACGTCGACACAATcttgttgtctggttttgttccttgcataacaggccagacaactaccttaaaggaataattaacatgttagtgttgtttttcaatacatttgcattactattactcaacaacatcaatattttaatgttccttgtattcaacagtgctttgaaaggacttgatgatactccataACCTAAATACAAGGATGGTGCTAGGttgattgttgttaaagtaagtaatttaaagaaaatttctacttatatatattttgtgtgtgtgcacactaattgtagttatttcattatgtatgtagtgtaatagacaaaaaggaagcactgagtgtggctattatgtgatgcactggatgtccactataatcttaggaactttcaggaataattgggaaacggtaattgtttatttcaaacaaagttgattttcttatcattggtattacattattaacttatgttttatttgatcatgcagtattttaatgatattacaccattggaagcagagagattgaaggcgcttcgcatccagtgggcacagtattatctcaaagttagaaatcaaacttaGGATGTCATGGAACTATGTAATTTTAGGTTACTTAGTTAGTTTACTAGCttgctttacatttttttacaattgttgtttcattttaacattgaatattctttattgataattattaataaattatttattcatagttatcaattgattttttacaattgatagTTTACTAGCTAGCTTTCTACTAAAAATTGTTTGAAAGCAGAATGCAAACGATATATGTTGTACTGTATGGtctaatttgaaatttacaggttaaattttggatttttttgtaaaaacaaaaagtgtatttaaaaaaaatcataataacaacatcgtttttttttaataaaaaaatcgatgttaatatccaaaaacgttaacatcggtttttgttaacataaaaaatgttaacatcggtttttacaaaagcTGATATTAACGTTTGGAAGTTAACATCGCTTTttatacaaaaccgatgttaacatataagttaacatcgatttttatagaaaatcaatgttaatgtacaagttaacatcggttttgtataaAAAGCGATGTGAACTGTCAAcgttcatacatttttttatgtaattcttattatataatattggtTATTTAGATAGCCGATATTGtcaattttatgttaaaatcgatgttaacgataatacttttaacatcgattaaaaaccaatgtagaaagtcataaataaccaatgtaaaaaacaaattttctaatagtgattatttgtatttatttgcatgtgatcaaaataattagaattCCTTATTCATCTTCCAGGCATTAATGTTTTTTGACGTAACACACACCAAGACTCATGCTCAATTAATCTATCAATTCAAGATCATTGTGTCATCGCTTCTTCCTAAGGTTTCCCTTAGTGAGAaacttaccaaaaaaaatttttaaaaggtttatTTAACCCTAAAAACCTAAAAAGGGCCCGAGCCTATTACAATTAAAACACAATAAACAAATGCAAAACAAATATTGTAGCATGCATCACTTGCACAACCAAAATCTCATTTAGAACACAAGATTCTCAACTTGGTGTATTtacaaaagttataaataattttgtccTTAAAATTTAGACACTAGTCTCATGTAATTTTGATGTCTATAACTCATTATATCCTCTAAACGCTATGCGTACATCATGTTCTCTAGATTAAAGTCACTCCAAACATAGAATCCCAACTATCCATGACAATCTCTTTAACTAATCCATCTTTCTAAggacaaaaacacaaaataaaccTAAAAACGTCTTAGGTTATTAaacttaaagaaaataaatacataactaGTCCTAATTAACACAAAATGAATGCAAACATATATGAATTAATATGCAAAATATGGAATAAAATGCCACGTATCATTATTATTAGATCAAGTAGAAAATCTTTTAACTTAATCATTATTGGATTGATAAATTCCAAACTGATCTAATGTGACCTAAACTCttgcttttcttattttttgattaaaagTTGATGAAAATCAACATGATCTAATCCCAATATTTGTCCTGTTTGAATCATTAATTTCTCTATGTCTAACTTGTGTCATTTCTATTAGGGAAGGAAAGATAACAGCAGGGGCAGGGGTCGAAATAGCAAACCAGAGGTACAGGAGGAAGGAAAGCccaaaagaaaggaagaatggTGAGATCGTTCAGCAAAGGAAGGCACCACGAGGAATATCCTTGCTTGATGTTGTCTGCTTTAGGGGACAAGCACTAACAAATTATGTTATTGCATATCATTTTAGAAGCTTTTCTGTTATTTGGaagcctatatatatatgtaaataacaagcaagaaaatgaatgagaaaTATACAGATTACCTCTTTTTCCTCTGGAGGTTCTGGTGCCTCGAagccatcttcttcttcttccttattATTCTGGAGGAGCTGACCCTCGAAGTCAGTAACCAAGCCGCGACACATAACAATTTGGTGCTTTCATTAACCTCCCATGGCCACCTTCCATGACTGCCACTCACCATAAGAAGCTTCCATGACTGCCTTCCATGGCTGTCACTCGCCATACGGAGCTTCCATGGCTGCCTACCACCAATCACACTACTCGTCATACGGAAACCTCCACTATCCCACACAACAACCACTACACCACCTTGAATTTTCGTCCGCCACCGAGGATCGCCTCGAGGTCGCCTTGGCCAAACTTGATGCCGCTACACGCCGCCTAGACGCCCGACTGGACGCCTTTCTCCTACAACTGCCTCGGCGACCTGGCCACCGCTACCCTCCTCAGTCCCCATGCTTCGCACCCATAACACCTAGTTTCACACCATTACTGCCTCTGCCGTTGCCTCCACTGTCGCCTCCGCCGTTGCCTCGACCGTGGACTCCACCGCTACCTCCGCCATTTCCGGCACCACCTCTGCCACCCCCGCCGCTCCAGCCAACTCAATCTCCCATGCTCACAGCATCCACGACCATACCAACTCTGCCGCCATGGCCTGCACTCATGCCGCAACACCCCGTACCTTTATCGGCTCCACTTACCATTGGTGTTGTCCACCTCCCGGTTGACAACAAGCCCCAGGCATCCTTCCCCAGCCACGACATCCTCCTCTCCGACCCCAGCTTATTCCCTTTCGTCATGTTCATTGCCATAGCCACAGACACAAAGCTCGACCACCATTTCCTTCCCTCTGCCATTACTTTCGACGCTACCGAATGGCTCCGCTTTTGCAGCACTCAGCTTCACTCCCTCATTCCTTTACCCATTTTAATTTGGGATCCCGgttcaaattttggagccatGGTTGTAACCccaacaccttgaggacaaggtgtttttgatgGGGCAGGGAGTGTTAGGGAAGGAAAGATAATAGCAGGGGCAGGGGTCAAAATAGCAAACTAGGGGTATAGGAGGAAGCAAAGCccaaaagaaaggaagaatggTGAGATCATTCAGTAAAGGAAGGCACCACGAGGAATATCCTTGCTTGATGTTGTCTGCTTTAGGGGACAAGCACTAACAAATTCTGTTATTGCAGATCATTCCAAAAACTTTTCTATTATTAGgaagcctatatatatatatatatatatatatatatatatatatctaaataACAAGCAAGGAAATGAATGAGAAATATACAGATTATCTCTTCTtctctgtttcttcttcttcctctggaGGTTCTGGTGCCTCGAAGCCAGCttatcttcttcctctttcttaTTATTCTGGAGGAGCTGACCCTCGAAGTCTGTAACCAAGCCGCTGCACGTAACAATTTCCTAACCAAATTAAAACCCTCGCAAATTAGTAAGCATCTTCATTAATTTCACGTGTTGGAACATGAAATCAACCTTATAAAAAAAGACTAGAGAGATAaactttatttaattcaaaACCTCATAGCCCTTTCTTCTCAATGGGAGTGTCGTAGGCCTTGAACTCCTCCTCGTGCATGTCGCTTCATGTCAGTAATATATTCTTCAAACTTGCAGAAAATCCTTGAAATACAAGAAATTGAATTGTCTCATCCAAacaacatatttataaaatgaaagaaatttaaatcaaGGTAATCAAAATgttgtgaatttgaatttcctaaaaaattttaaatcccCATCCAAACACATGGTTATAGTAACAACTTAGATGTTACATcatgcaagacataaaatatCACAACTATGAATTTCGAAGAGGACCTACAATGGTAGTGAAATTTTGCTATGCCTTAGTCTTAttctttttaagagaaaaagtcACGAATTGTTTTGCAAAATATGGCACAGGCTTAGAACTAATGCATAAAACTGGATATAATATTCAATTATAACTCATTTTATTCTGAAAAGGTATAGTTATCTTATGATCATGTACGTTCTAGATCATTAAAATTCAAGTTATATACTTCCTGCGAATCTATTTTTGAAACTAGCATACTTGTCTAAGACTTTCTTTTTCCACCGAAGATACGTAGGATATGTGATTTGACGgtcaaattattattaactttcaaatatGGTACAAAATGTATACTTCTAGAACACTGTTTCTTAATCTTAAACATTCGTGTTATTTTTATGTCAATTTAACTGTTTGGTTAGGAACTCGAAGGAAGCTCCAACAGTATCGGAATATTACCACACAGTACCAACACTGAAGACACACCAATCACCATTAGCTaccacaaaataattaaattaaatcaacaaaaaaataaattcacatGTTAAAGGGAATTTGCATCGACCTTACCTATTTAATTTGTCAACCAAAACATCACTATCTCATGTTGAAATTTAAGTTGCCTTAACATAAATTCATGGTAGGAtcacaattatttttaagttattaaggtAGTGGAGGCATGTTTTAAAGCCCACTTTGGGATTATGAAAGAGATATATATCTCTTGTCCTTATATCTTGTCTCTCTTGCAACCAGGGGCGGTGAAGAAGATATCATTGGTCGGAAGCATGTTGCATGcacctaattttattttccttcgtttgatttgaaaatttcagtctaactatattattttaaatttaaatatgtttattaaagGGTCTAACTCAATTGACTAAACATGATGCATGAtgattgagttattataaacCCCCGATATTTATTCTAAGTGCACaggataaaaaattacaatacatagtaattaatacaaattaatgtATTTAGGTTAAGTGAACTAGAAAAATTGTGTAATTAATACTAAAAATTGGTTAAACAatacacattttattttcaGGCTATGGTtgctaaaattaattgaaaaattaaaagttagttggtagttgaaaaatgaaaaattagtttattaaattaaaagtgttcGATAAAATTAactgttaaaattatttaaaagtataaaatgaaaaaaatggacATATCTACATTCTACTATTTtatgttacaatttttttgtgttaagtATTCTattattaatcttatattatttcttaaaatatttttaatcaagtttaaaataatataagaaaataaaattaagtagacattatctttttattatgCTAATTAGtgtaatagttaaaataaatcatcTAATATAAacttattcaaaaaataatagacaaaatatagtgtttaaataataaattaaatattataagtggtaaaatgataaaaataaataatgtagcataaaaatgtaaaatataataataaaaaaacatatcataTATCATTATCAATGTCttgatttataatattaaattaataaagtaaatagtataatcattaaattaagaatgtaatataaaaatatccaaaatataatataaaaaataaaataaactagagTAAACCTATGACCTATTATTCCAtattaaatgacaataaaaccCTGATTTATTTGATAAAGGTAATTAAAAGAATTGATAAATACATCAagtataaaaaagaaggaaattgtAAAAAGTTAGAAgccaacattttaaaaaatattacttcacaaaaagttaaaaaatgctaaaaacTACTaagaatctaataaaaaaattatttaccatacaatcaaatgagttttttaactaataaaaaaagttaaaaattgtcAAACATAGTTTTAGTTTcacattttttctcattttatttttttatctttttcttatcaCTAAATCCTTCTAAAATTTTAGTTAAAGTAAAATTGCTACAGCCTCAAATAAGATAGTGGttaatataaacataaaattgtagttaaattaagcaaataagaaatttaatgttattttattttaacccaAACTGTAAGAGAGTTAAATGATacaaaaagtataataaattatcaataagtataaaaattacAAGAGAGTAAAGTATAATTTATCTTTATCCAAACATTTAGttatctttgttaaaaaaaaaaaaaaaaaccttttagtCGTTATCTATGCCTTTAAGACTAAATAGTGCCATAAATACACTTGATTCAACGTAttacttgtatttcttttttgaCAGCACTTTATTATTTGTAGTTACGCAccaagtttaattatttatatgatttcTATAGTTGTACAAACATGACGTTTTAGTccctttatttaaaaatcatttattttagtaGCTCCTATAAGTTTAGGATGTGAGAattaaaaaggattaaaaacagtatgtatgtataaattaagattaaaaggagttaaaataatgtaattaaagattaaaatgaatggttttttttaaatataagaactaaaatataaagtttgtaCAACTAGaaagataaaataagtaattagatcattaatttataaacatatCTTATGTATCAAACTGATACTCATGCCATATCATGTCACCTCGAGAAATTCTTTTAGTTTTAGAAGCGCgtcttattgtttttaaaattaaaagttaatatacTTATAAATTATACCGGCATCACCTATTTCCAAGTCATATCGAAATAACAacctttataatatttaaaaagctACTAAATACTTCCTCCATTCCTAAATAGTATAAGGgtcttttaattaaatcacaCCCTTTAACAaagttaattaatatgattagtagtattattttttataaataatctgtattattttactaaaattaattacttataaGTTTATTGGGACTCATAATATCTCTTTCTACTTAATTACTTTCAcaactataattaattaatgtgtaaagtaatatataacatttattattgTCGAATAATAAAgagtatttgaataaaaaataattaatataaaaaaaaacttaaaaatagtcttataaaaagaaaaagagacaaataaaactgaaaaaaatcttatatatattcGAGATTTGTTCattaatctaattttaattcaaagtatgaaaatttataactatATGTCGAATATATGTAGTTGCATGAGTAGATTATAAGTTTAACATCTCATGTAATTATTGATTCAGtaatcaaattattaaattagatttttttttttgtacatagATGTTAATACATTTGATTAAACGTTGCTGTAAAAACTTGGTATTACATAGATCAAcagtaaataattgttgttggAAACGTATCTGTTGTCAAAAGATTCTTGTTTTACtgattaaaagacaaaaaacaaataaagataaaagaagaggaAGTAACATATGTATCAAGTTTCAAGTCCAATGAAATGGAATTGCTTTTTGATAGCTAAAATTGATTCACTGCGAAGgtgatatataactttttttttagagagtaATGATATTCTCCCTCCGCTTCAAGATATAAGTCGTTTTagagataaaaatttatttcaaaatataagttGTTTTAGAAAACCAATGAagtattaaatacatttttttcaagaatACCCTTAACCATTATTAAGAGTGTCATTCTTGACTTTCATAACTTTAGTTTCCAAAGGCACATTTATTTACCATTTCAAAGTACGTGTTAATTACAGGATTCCAACTAACACTAACATTTCCAATATTTAGCCTGGAGTACATAATACTTGCACAAGTGAATTTGTCTCGATGTGGATTACTCACAAAACAatgacatatttttataaaaaaattgagaaggttttttctttcaaaagcaATGAAGAATGTCAAAGACactatatttttagaaatattaaaagattCCATGGATTTGAAGATAGTTCAAGGTGATGATATACAAGATGATGAAGActctaaattttcaaaaatagttCAAGACTCCATTGATGTTGAGATTGTTAAAGATTTTATAGATACAAAATATGATGAAGACTCTATATTTTCAAAGATAGTTCAAGATTCCATGGATTTAGAGGTGGTTCAAGACTCAATAGATGTAGAAGATGAAGACTCAATAGATGCAGAAGATGAAGACTCCATTGATGTcacatcaaaacaaaaaccagtACTTGATATAGATTTAAACCTTCTTGTAGATTGTGGATTTGATTTGAACAAATTTcccaatgatgatgatgaaagttTAGATGAAAAGGGCCTTAAAGCGGAAGTAAGGGATGTGATGAAGATTTATCTTCCaaagttttattaaatataaagagaTAACTTAAGAATGGCTTGTGTTATAGAGTCTCTTGATAAgaatttgtctttttagaggATTAATCATTTTGTATTTCTtagtagtgattttttttttaatgcaatagATTTTGCTAGCTTGATAGATGGGAATACAACGAGTCAAacaagttgtttttgtttttttttctttactaatTTAGTATCCACGTGATATGCGTTAATACTAATTATAATATTCATTGGAACCAAAATTGCagcataattataattataatattcattGGAACAAAATCACAACATTGCAAggttgaaataaaattgaccgaacactaaaaaatttaaatttatataataaatgtctatgataaaaatgaaaattaatctaaacataaaaaaatatcttgcaCTAGTGTAGGATCATATTTCAATTGTGTAGGCAATtgattctcactttctaacttCGCTTTCTTCAAATGTGGAATCTTGTAGTTATTAGAACCTCTTACTTTCATAATTTCAATCATACAAGattacaatattaaaaatatgcgATTTGACTTTGTAGTTGAAAATTCTTCAAAGGATCTCTGAATCACACATATTAGCTCATCAATAGATTTAGGTGCCTCCTAATATTGTAAGGATTGGATTGCATTGAAAAAACCAAGATCTAAAACATTTAAATCTAGAGAATTTGGTGGTTGACGCATCAAACAAATATCGAATCCATCTTGTGATGCCACTCGACAACATTCTTCATCTTGAGAATCAATGTGTTTTCTAGCATTGTCTTGTTGAATGAATATTGGAGAACCAAATTCTTCTCTTGGCCATTTTCCTTGATGCCAGGTAAGACtttctcaattaaaaatgtccggataacttcttttttaactGATTGTATTAGTTTGGTCTCAAGTGTGCATGCAGTCCTATTAATACTACTCCTTTTAGCTGGCTCTTGAGTAATGAGAGGGAATATACCAATTTTTTCAGAGAAGAGATAATTTGCTTGTGCATCAAATTTTGGATGAGCTATGGCAAATAAAAACATGACCTTTACAATGAAATTTTTGCTTTTACAAAAGTGTGTCGGATCTTTTTCATCctataacaaataataattgttagacttttttttgtcatataGAACCATTCCTCATCAATGTGAATGATGTTATGCATCAGCCAAAAAGTTGGATCTTGTAGTACGATAGCACTATCAAGCATGGATATGCAAAATCGTAATCtagctattttattttctttagtcAAAGAAGGTTTTATAGCATTTGAGTGTTTTCGTAAGTCTCTTGACTTTAGGTGTCCATGTAATGAGCCCACACTCCAATTCAATGCATAAGCAAAAGACCTAATAGTTGTCCTTTGATACaagttagaattaatgtctcatgtgagagacatgtgacttatgaaggga is a window encoding:
- the LOC102666188 gene encoding inverted formin-2-like — translated: MTAFHGCHSPYGASMAAYHQSHYSSYGNLHYPTQQPLHHLEFSSATEDRLEVALAKLDAATRRLDARLDAFLLQLPRRPGHRYPPQSPCFAPITPSFTPLLPLPLPPLSPPPLPRPWTPPLPPPFPAPPLPPPPLQPTQSPMLTASTTIPTLPPWPALMPQHPVPLSAPLTIGVVHLPVDNKPQASFPSHDILLSDPSLFPFVMFIAIATDTKLDHHFLPSAITFDATEWLRFCSTQLHSLIPLPILIWDPGSNFGAMVVTPTP